From Gloeocapsa sp. PCC 73106, a single genomic window includes:
- a CDS encoding primary-amine oxidase, which produces MSHQHHSNTNNETEDSPREENSSVHPLDPLTATEIEMSLEIIRQEQSLSEATFFPRIALHEPSKRKLENHLSQNTDINRRAFVIVFDAEANTTYEAVVDLTTERILNWRAVPDVFVQLLDPVDYETLEELVFADPEVQEALSRRGLEPDDVYFTGWAPGRLSETERATGSRLIRGIPYVIGDDINFYGRPIEGLQVTVDLTRNEVLDVVDSGNIPIAGEAGFAADEVDLRDSQPPLEIIEPEGSSYEIEGNEITWDNWKFRYSIDPRTGIVLHQVDYQDGDTLRPILHRGSLSEIFVPYGDPDPNWSVRSALDVGEYSLGRLTYQMEVGRDVPENALLLDATFADDLGEPYLWEGAGAIYERQGGLLWSHFDFELTEQVEARRGRELVLRFITTIGNYDYAVNWVFQQDGTLKTEVDLTGIVLAKGTRATDVDSLTASDDYGSLIAPNLIGVNHQHFFNFRLDLDVDGKMNMPMEMSAVPVTSDLGNAFVMEERMLESELNAVRDVDVTSSRMWMIHSTEQENYLGEPTAYMLMPGENAFSQLSEEAEGRAVAGFTNHHVWMTQYDQDELYGAGDYPNQGRPQQGLPSYVENDESLMGEDVVLWYTMGTTHMVRTEDWPIMPVHEMSFKLKPWNFFDRNPALDIPPNPSLE; this is translated from the coding sequence ATGTCACATCAACATCATTCAAATACTAATAATGAAACTGAAGATTCCCCCAGGGAAGAAAACTCTTCGGTTCATCCCTTAGATCCTCTCACAGCAACGGAAATAGAGATGAGTCTAGAGATTATACGCCAAGAACAATCACTGAGCGAAGCTACATTTTTCCCACGCATAGCCTTACATGAACCAAGCAAAAGAAAGTTAGAAAATCACCTTTCGCAAAATACCGATATTAACCGACGCGCTTTTGTCATTGTTTTTGATGCTGAAGCGAATACTACCTACGAGGCTGTGGTAGATTTAACCACAGAAAGAATACTCAATTGGAGAGCTGTCCCCGATGTATTTGTCCAGTTACTCGATCCGGTCGATTATGAAACCTTAGAAGAATTAGTATTTGCCGATCCCGAAGTACAAGAAGCACTCTCCCGGCGAGGATTAGAGCCAGATGACGTTTATTTTACCGGTTGGGCGCCAGGAAGACTGAGCGAAACCGAAAGAGCCACGGGTTCTCGCTTAATCAGGGGAATTCCTTACGTAATTGGCGACGATATCAATTTCTACGGACGACCAATAGAGGGTTTACAAGTCACGGTTGATTTGACGAGAAACGAAGTTCTAGACGTAGTCGACTCAGGTAATATTCCCATCGCTGGAGAAGCGGGCTTTGCAGCCGATGAAGTTGACTTGCGCGATTCCCAACCCCCTCTAGAAATTATTGAACCAGAAGGAAGTAGCTACGAAATAGAAGGCAATGAAATCACTTGGGATAACTGGAAATTCCGTTATTCAATCGATCCTCGCACCGGAATTGTTCTACATCAAGTCGACTACCAAGATGGAGATACACTCCGCCCCATTCTTCATCGCGGCTCTCTGTCAGAAATTTTTGTACCCTACGGCGATCCGGATCCTAACTGGTCGGTTCGCAGTGCTTTAGATGTAGGAGAATATAGCTTAGGTCGCCTAACTTATCAAATGGAAGTAGGTCGTGATGTGCCCGAAAATGCTTTATTGTTAGATGCTACTTTTGCCGATGATTTAGGTGAACCCTATCTCTGGGAGGGAGCAGGTGCTATTTATGAACGCCAAGGAGGTTTGCTCTGGTCACACTTTGACTTTGAGCTGACAGAACAAGTTGAAGCTCGTCGTGGTCGAGAGTTAGTATTGCGGTTCATTACTACCATTGGCAATTACGACTATGCGGTAAATTGGGTATTCCAACAGGATGGCACTCTCAAGACTGAAGTTGATTTAACCGGGATTGTTCTAGCGAAGGGCACTAGAGCGACGGATGTAGACTCTCTGACAGCAAGTGATGATTATGGAAGCCTGATAGCGCCTAATTTGATTGGAGTTAATCACCAACACTTTTTTAACTTCCGTCTCGATTTAGACGTCGATGGTAAGATGAATATGCCCATGGAGATGAGCGCGGTCCCTGTTACTTCTGACTTAGGTAATGCTTTTGTCATGGAGGAAAGGATGTTAGAATCTGAGCTAAACGCTGTTCGAGATGTAGATGTCACCAGCAGTCGCATGTGGATGATCCACAGTACCGAACAAGAAAACTATCTGGGTGAACCAACAGCCTATATGCTTATGCCTGGAGAAAACGCTTTCAGTCAGCTCTCTGAGGAAGCTGAAGGTCGCGCAGTAGCAGGTTTTACCAATCATCATGTGTGGATGACACAATACGATCAAGATGAACTCTATGGAGCAGGAGACTATCCTAATCAAGGTCGTCCTCAACAGGGCTTACCCTCTTATGTTGAAAATGACGAGTCTTTAATGGGAGAAGATGTTGTATTGTGGTACACCATGGGCACTACTCATATGGTTCGTACAGAAGACTGGCCGATTATGCCCGTCCATGAAATGTCTTTTAAACTCA
- a CDS encoding DNA polymerase III subunit gamma/tau — MSYEPLHHKYRPQTFAELVGQEAIATTLANAITLARIAPAYLFTGPRGTGKTSSARILAKSLNCVSGTQPTPQPCGKCEMCMAIARGSALDVIEIDAASNTGVDNIREIIERAQFSPLKYRYKVYVIDECHMLSTAAFNALLKTLEEPPPSVVFVLATTDPQKVLPTIISRCQRFDYRRISIGAMVTHLEKIAREEKIEISTEAITLVAQLANGGLRDAQSLLDQLSLFSGEITSERIWDLVGATPEQDLIDLLQAIATGTPVSILQKCRELLNRGLEPLIVLQNLASFYLNLLIAKTGPQQLELVTVTPQTWQKLLELTPQWSVAEILKAQQYLKQSEIQIKNTTQPYLWLEATLLGLIPKVEAVIPSIIPETPKVEVAPPTPSTTTEKSIKAIYTDGSCLGNPGPGGWAYVVYSPQGVLAESGGHEHNTTNQRMELSGAIAALDYLEQTEYKDPVILYTDSEYVIKGITQWINGWKKNNWQTSAKKPVVNQDLWQRLDLLNSQLNVTWEHVRGHQGNEGNERADEIARSYASQNSTSVKAESYSNSETWQKILQNLEPPTTRALLIQQGVLINFDGAIARVGISSEKLLKLHKGKIANLEAAFSQTFGRSIKVTLEVANTEQEKKNDLVSFSPVIEPKTPPQALPVVEPKNPPQPSPVVEPKTPTEKQLQQAIDNLVKQFKGVIIP, encoded by the coding sequence ATGTCCTACGAACCTCTTCATCATAAATATCGCCCTCAAACCTTCGCTGAATTAGTCGGTCAAGAGGCGATCGCCACTACCTTAGCTAACGCCATTACTCTGGCAAGGATTGCCCCTGCTTACTTGTTTACCGGTCCTAGAGGCACAGGCAAAACTTCTTCGGCTAGAATTTTAGCAAAATCCCTCAACTGTGTCAGTGGTACTCAACCGACTCCCCAACCCTGCGGTAAGTGCGAGATGTGTATGGCGATCGCCCGAGGAAGTGCTTTAGATGTCATTGAAATAGACGCAGCTTCTAATACGGGGGTAGATAACATCCGGGAAATTATCGAACGCGCTCAATTTTCTCCCCTAAAATATCGTTACAAAGTCTACGTGATCGATGAGTGTCATATGTTGAGTACCGCGGCTTTTAACGCTCTTCTTAAAACCCTAGAAGAACCTCCTCCCTCTGTGGTGTTCGTCCTCGCTACGACGGATCCTCAAAAAGTTTTACCCACTATCATCTCTCGCTGTCAACGTTTCGACTACCGACGTATTTCGATAGGGGCGATGGTAACTCATCTGGAAAAAATAGCCAGAGAAGAAAAAATTGAGATATCTACAGAAGCAATTACTTTGGTCGCTCAACTAGCCAACGGTGGACTCAGGGACGCTCAAAGCTTATTAGATCAACTCAGTTTATTCTCAGGGGAAATTACCAGTGAACGGATTTGGGATTTGGTGGGAGCTACACCGGAACAGGATTTAATCGATCTACTCCAGGCGATCGCTACAGGAACACCTGTAAGTATCTTACAAAAATGTCGTGAGTTGCTCAATCGGGGACTTGAACCCTTAATCGTTCTGCAAAATTTAGCGAGTTTTTATCTCAATCTGTTGATTGCTAAAACCGGTCCTCAACAACTAGAATTGGTGACTGTAACTCCCCAAACTTGGCAAAAATTATTAGAATTAACCCCACAATGGAGCGTGGCTGAGATTTTAAAAGCTCAACAATATCTCAAACAGAGCGAAATTCAAATCAAAAATACCACTCAACCCTATCTTTGGTTGGAAGCGACTCTCTTGGGATTAATACCTAAGGTAGAAGCAGTTATCCCTTCAATAATTCCTGAGACTCCTAAGGTAGAAGTTGCACCCCCAACACCCTCTACAACAACAGAAAAATCGATTAAAGCTATCTATACCGATGGTTCTTGTTTGGGTAATCCAGGACCAGGGGGTTGGGCTTATGTAGTCTACTCTCCTCAAGGAGTACTAGCTGAATCAGGGGGTCATGAACATAATACTACTAATCAACGCATGGAATTATCTGGGGCGATCGCGGCTTTAGATTATTTGGAACAAACAGAATATAAAGATCCAGTTATTCTGTATACAGATAGTGAGTATGTAATAAAGGGGATTACTCAGTGGATCAACGGTTGGAAAAAAAATAATTGGCAAACTAGTGCTAAAAAGCCCGTAGTCAATCAGGATTTATGGCAAAGGCTAGATCTCCTCAATAGTCAACTTAACGTCACCTGGGAACACGTGCGGGGACACCAAGGTAATGAAGGAAACGAACGTGCTGATGAGATCGCTAGAAGTTACGCCAGTCAAAACTCAACCAGTGTCAAAGCAGAATCTTACTCTAATTCTGAGACTTGGCAGAAAATTCTCCAAAATCTCGAACCCCCCACTACTCGGGCTTTATTGATTCAACAGGGTGTCTTAATTAACTTTGATGGGGCGATCGCTCGGGTTGGTATTAGTTCGGAAAAGTTACTTAAACTACACAAAGGGAAAATTGCCAATTTAGAAGCCGCATTTTCTCAAACCTTTGGTCGTTCTATTAAGGTAACTCTAGAAGTTGCCAATACTGAACAGGAAAAAAAAAATGACTTAGTCTCTTTCTCTCCTGTAATAGAACCTAAAACTCCTCCCCAAGCTCTTCCTGTAGTAGAACCTAAAAACCCTCCCCAACCCTCTCCTGTAGTAGAACCTAAAACGCCCACAGAAAAACAATTACAGCAAGCGATTGACAACCTGGTTAAACAATTTAAAGGCGTGATTATCCCTTAG
- a CDS encoding tetratricopeptide repeat protein gives MLRQIWQWLKRFLMRLFGLNRSISHHYRPSTESLKPLSDTDYEFLLSQLLEGVKYGWDQKRILKFFTQLENRTTQQEWINWLQRFGAKVLASPASNQELGIRMVRLGQLTEFLPFLRRFGQESYQIGQQILNRSQKTQIWQYSQPETPPPPPQEEELEPITPGMSLTPDQLLARLYKDPALADTIAQQLGLEGSNPEQVVTALVNQMIELQNKTQSNNSHSENTWLEKGLEQVNQGDLAGAIASWDQAIAINPNFVQAWYNRGGALGSMGRLEEAKTSFERVVELAPSDYVAWNSLGSTLYKLELWEKAIAAWDQVIALKSDYYQAWYNRACALEHLGRLPESLDSYQKAIDIKPDFSLAQSRLNQLRNQISDSKL, from the coding sequence ATGCTACGGCAAATCTGGCAATGGCTTAAGCGGTTTTTAATGAGACTATTCGGTTTAAATAGGTCAATTTCCCATCACTATAGACCATCTACAGAATCTTTAAAACCCTTAAGTGATACAGATTACGAATTTTTACTCAGTCAGCTTTTAGAGGGAGTCAAATACGGTTGGGATCAAAAACGCATTCTCAAATTTTTTACTCAGTTAGAAAATCGCACTACTCAACAAGAATGGATCAATTGGCTACAACGCTTCGGTGCTAAAGTTCTCGCTTCCCCCGCTTCTAATCAAGAGCTGGGAATCAGAATGGTCCGTTTGGGACAATTAACAGAGTTTTTACCCTTTTTGCGCCGATTTGGACAAGAATCTTATCAAATAGGTCAGCAAATCTTGAACCGAAGTCAAAAAACTCAAATTTGGCAGTACTCTCAACCAGAAACACCACCACCACCACCACAGGAAGAAGAATTAGAACCAATCACACCGGGAATGTCCCTGACACCGGATCAGTTACTAGCTCGTCTATACAAGGATCCCGCCTTAGCAGACACTATCGCTCAACAATTGGGGTTAGAAGGGTCAAATCCAGAACAGGTAGTCACTGCTTTGGTAAATCAAATGATTGAACTGCAAAACAAAACCCAATCTAACAATTCCCACTCGGAAAACACTTGGCTAGAAAAAGGACTCGAACAGGTTAACCAGGGGGATTTAGCAGGGGCGATCGCCTCCTGGGACCAGGCTATAGCTATTAATCCCAATTTTGTTCAAGCTTGGTACAATCGAGGGGGCGCCTTAGGCAGCATGGGTAGACTCGAAGAAGCCAAAACCAGTTTTGAACGGGTGGTAGAATTAGCCCCGAGTGATTATGTCGCTTGGAATAGCCTCGGTAGTACCCTCTACAAGTTAGAACTGTGGGAAAAAGCGATCGCCGCTTGGGATCAAGTAATTGCCCTCAAATCCGATTATTATCAAGCTTGGTACAATCGCGCTTGTGCTTTAGAACACCTGGGGCGATTACCCGAATCTCTCGATAGTTACCAAAAGGCTATAGATATTAAACCCGATTTCTCCCTCGCCCAATCTCGTTTAAATCAACTCAGAAATCAAATATCAGATTCAAAACTCTAA
- a CDS encoding L-lactate permease, which produces MQLALFSFLAFLPILTAFFLLVVANRPASQAMFVTYIVNAILAIVVWKVSLPQVAAATFQGLVLTLEIVYIVFGAILLLNIMQESGGISKIRERLIGISRDRRVQLIIIAWFLGSFIEGASGFGSAAVICVPLMVAIGFPAMAAVIAALIVQSTPSSFGAVGTPFIIGVNNGLEGNKAVIGEINRLGLSFSEYINLIGSKTALFQGVIGVFVPLVLVMMITANFGKAKSWKDGWSIAGFALFSGLAFTIPYVLTAIFLGPAFPSLLGSLVAMVIVIPATRAGFLIPKETWDFPDRSEWSPAWTGNINTEITPAPARITAVLAWAPYVLLGFFLYLSRSQAFPFRSWLESVQISFNNVFGTEISFNSQPLYLPATIFVLVAIITCFLHGVRVDQVQRAISGAGSAIVGTALAIGASVPMAMVFINSDGANPELASMPLTLADGVSRLSGSIWPLFAPVIGTVGSFVSGSVTVSNIMFSLMQFGVAKEIGASTALIVALQVVGAAAGNMIAISNIVPAVATVGLMGREGIVLRQVILPTLAYLIFAGVLGMIVVSQSSIS; this is translated from the coding sequence ATGCAACTAGCTCTCTTCTCATTCTTAGCATTCCTACCAATTCTGACGGCTTTTTTCCTCTTGGTAGTAGCTAATCGTCCCGCTAGTCAGGCGATGTTTGTAACCTATATAGTCAATGCTATACTAGCAATAGTAGTATGGAAGGTGTCCCTACCTCAAGTTGCAGCGGCGACTTTTCAAGGACTCGTCCTCACCCTGGAGATTGTCTATATAGTTTTTGGGGCTATTCTATTGTTGAATATTATGCAAGAGTCGGGGGGGATTAGCAAAATTCGCGAACGCCTCATAGGGATTTCCCGCGATCGCCGGGTTCAATTGATTATTATTGCCTGGTTTTTGGGTAGTTTTATTGAGGGAGCATCGGGTTTTGGCAGTGCGGCGGTGATTTGTGTGCCTCTGATGGTGGCGATTGGCTTTCCTGCGATGGCGGCGGTGATAGCAGCTTTGATCGTGCAATCTACTCCTTCTTCTTTTGGTGCGGTGGGGACGCCCTTTATCATAGGCGTTAATAATGGTTTAGAGGGAAATAAAGCGGTTATAGGGGAGATTAATCGACTGGGCTTAAGTTTCTCTGAATATATAAACCTGATTGGTAGTAAAACCGCGCTATTTCAAGGGGTGATTGGGGTGTTTGTCCCTCTAGTCTTGGTGATGATGATAACCGCTAATTTTGGTAAGGCTAAGTCTTGGAAAGATGGTTGGTCGATCGCTGGATTCGCGCTCTTTTCTGGATTGGCTTTTACTATTCCCTATGTACTCACGGCTATTTTTTTGGGACCTGCTTTTCCTTCGCTCTTGGGTAGTTTAGTCGCTATGGTCATCGTTATCCCTGCGACTAGGGCAGGATTTTTGATCCCAAAAGAGACGTGGGATTTTCCCGATCGCTCTGAATGGTCACCCGCTTGGACGGGTAATATTAACACCGAGATTACCCCAGCTCCGGCTCGGATAACAGCAGTACTAGCTTGGGCACCCTACGTACTTTTAGGTTTCTTTTTGTATCTTTCTCGTTCTCAAGCTTTCCCCTTCCGTAGCTGGCTCGAGTCGGTGCAAATTTCTTTTAATAATGTTTTTGGCACAGAGATTAGCTTCAATTCTCAGCCTTTGTATCTTCCGGCAACTATTTTTGTTTTGGTGGCGATTATCACTTGTTTCTTGCATGGTGTTAGGGTAGATCAAGTCCAACGAGCGATTTCAGGCGCGGGTTCTGCTATAGTGGGAACGGCTTTAGCCATTGGTGCCTCTGTGCCCATGGCCATGGTTTTCATTAACTCTGATGGTGCTAACCCAGAACTAGCTAGTATGCCTCTAACTTTAGCAGATGGCGTTTCTAGGCTATCTGGTTCAATCTGGCCACTTTTTGCTCCTGTGATTGGCACAGTGGGCAGTTTTGTATCTGGAAGTGTTACAGTAAGCAACATAATGTTCTCTTTGATGCAGTTTGGAGTGGCTAAAGAAATTGGGGCATCTACAGCGCTTATTGTAGCTTTACAAGTGGTGGGAGCAGCAGCAGGAAATATGATCGCCATCAGCAATATCGTCCCGGCTGTAGCAACGGTAGGACTAATGGGACGGGAGGGAATTGTACTGCGTCAGGTGATTCTACCAACCCTTGCGTATTTAATATTTGCTGGTGTTCTTGGTATGATTGTTGTATCCCAAAGTAGTATTTCTTAA